The proteins below are encoded in one region of Clostridium pasteurianum DSM 525 = ATCC 6013:
- the spoIIE gene encoding stage II sporulation protein E, producing the protein MQYNSQVYNYRRVSKGDKYSQKNKFILNIFGIKFVLYFMFAFLISRVLMINSAAPFGIAFMICILIHGNVKEKIIGAAGAVLGYMTLYNTLQSFYIYIIAVMTITFFSFLLDKFSINRKIFMYNLLILCEFIFSNLILNKMNGSIAIFTSILQLIYIVSIYYIINYSIICFKNIKTKHLFSGEEVVSMALIISLAIAGTWGVNFYNVNFRNVAALLSILIITYVNGMTVGAASGIAIGGIIGMSSNAMPIYISVFSICGLISGIFKNTNRWMMGISYTITFFIIIIYEKAIPNFNIIDGIISCGIFFSIPSSILKTIQAEINFEKKQEGISQGYIDKIKNIFIKRLDRFSDVLFTMSGILNNLVDNDKLALKTKSSGLVENLADRVCNTCNMKNICWKRELYYTYAAFEELISNFQDNRIVVPNEIDRKCVHLNALMKNTEEIVNNYIINEMWRIRLSQGREILANQINNMAGTIKEIQKEFNDSLNFNGIIEKKVIEILNRNDIKYKDIMCINDNNDRLLIKLSMEACGGRQICVKEILPFINEITERCMCVCDDGCKINPDTNLCTVEFQETPKYHVASYVSRKNKHGETDNGDSYSFGKLNDGSYMVIISDGMGSGAKAGHESRAAIDLIEKFTMSGLSKTTAINSVNSIMTLKFSEDEKFSTIDLCSIDLYSGNVEFMKVGAVTSFIKRKDRVEIINSRTLPIGVLDKVDIDTKDKKVENGDIIVMISDGITDYDNENAGKTEWIIEYLKNCSSNNPKDIAEEVVKKSVEMGGGKAKDDMTAIVSKIYSLY; encoded by the coding sequence ATGCAATATAATTCACAAGTTTATAACTATCGCAGAGTTAGCAAAGGGGACAAGTATAGCCAAAAGAATAAATTTATATTAAATATATTTGGTATAAAATTTGTTCTATATTTTATGTTTGCCTTCCTAATAAGCAGAGTGTTAATGATTAATTCAGCAGCACCTTTTGGAATTGCTTTTATGATTTGTATTTTGATACATGGAAATGTAAAAGAAAAAATTATAGGTGCCGCTGGAGCTGTATTGGGATATATGACTTTATATAATACTCTACAAAGTTTTTATATCTATATAATTGCTGTAATGACAATAACTTTTTTTAGCTTTTTATTGGATAAATTTTCTATAAATAGAAAAATATTTATGTATAATTTGCTTATATTATGTGAATTCATATTTTCAAATCTTATATTAAATAAGATGAATGGAAGCATTGCAATTTTTACTTCTATTTTACAGCTCATTTATATTGTTTCAATATATTATATTATTAATTACTCTATAATATGCTTTAAAAATATAAAAACAAAACATTTATTTAGTGGAGAAGAAGTTGTTAGTATGGCATTAATAATATCTTTAGCAATAGCTGGAACTTGGGGAGTAAATTTTTATAATGTAAATTTTAGAAATGTTGCCGCTCTATTAAGTATTTTAATAATTACATATGTAAATGGTATGACTGTAGGTGCAGCTAGTGGTATAGCAATTGGAGGTATAATTGGAATGTCATCAAATGCTATGCCTATTTATATTAGTGTCTTTTCTATTTGCGGCCTTATATCAGGAATATTTAAAAATACTAATAGATGGATGATGGGTATTTCTTATACAATAACTTTTTTTATAATAATAATATATGAAAAAGCTATACCTAATTTTAATATTATTGATGGTATAATTTCTTGTGGTATATTTTTTTCAATTCCAAGTTCCATATTAAAGACAATACAAGCTGAAATAAATTTTGAAAAGAAACAAGAAGGTATATCTCAAGGATATATCGATAAAATTAAGAATATATTTATTAAAAGGTTGGACAGATTTTCCGATGTACTCTTTACAATGTCGGGTATATTAAATAATTTAGTGGATAATGATAAATTAGCATTAAAAACAAAGAGCAGTGGATTAGTAGAGAACTTGGCAGACAGAGTATGCAATACTTGTAATATGAAAAATATATGTTGGAAAAGAGAGTTGTATTATACCTATGCGGCTTTTGAGGAACTTATATCTAACTTTCAAGATAATAGAATAGTTGTGCCAAATGAAATAGATAGAAAATGTGTTCATTTAAATGCATTAATGAAAAATACAGAGGAAATAGTTAATAATTATATCATAAATGAAATGTGGAGAATAAGATTAAGTCAAGGAAGAGAAATTTTGGCTAATCAAATCAACAATATGGCAGGTACCATTAAAGAAATACAAAAAGAGTTTAATGATAGTCTTAATTTTAATGGTATAATTGAGAAAAAAGTTATAGAAATTTTAAATAGAAATGACATTAAATATAAAGACATAATGTGCATAAATGATAATAATGATAGGCTTCTAATAAAACTCTCTATGGAAGCCTGCGGTGGAAGGCAGATTTGTGTTAAAGAAATATTACCTTTTATTAATGAAATTACAGAAAGATGTATGTGTGTTTGCGATGATGGATGCAAGATAAATCCAGATACTAATTTGTGTACAGTTGAATTTCAGGAAACTCCTAAATATCACGTGGCTTCTTATGTAAGTAGAAAAAATAAGCATGGAGAAACAGATAATGGGGACAGCTATAGTTTTGGAAAGTTAAATGATGGCAGTTATATGGTTATAATAAGTGATGGTATGGGATCTGGTGCAAAGGCTGGCCACGAAAGTAGAGCGGCTATTGACCTTATCGAAAAATTTACCATGTCAGGACTTAGTAAAACTACTGCTATTAATAGTGTGAATTCTATAATGACATTAAAATTCAGTGAAGATGAGAAATTTTCTACTATAGATTTATGTAGTATAGACTTATATTCTGGGAATGTAGAATTTATGAAAGTAGGTGCAGTTACTAGTTTTATTAAAAGAAAAGATAGGGTTGAGATAATAAATTCTAGGACATTACCTATTGGGGTATTAGATAAAGTTGATATTGACACAAAAGATAAAAAAGTTGAAAATGGTGATATTATAGTAATGATAAGTGATGGCATAACAGATTATGATAATGAAAATGCAGGAAAGACAGAGTGGATTATAGAATACTTGAAAAATTGTAGTTCTAATAATCCAAAGGATATAGCAGAAGAAGTTGTGAAAAAATCAGTAGAGATGGGTGGAGGTAAGGCAAAGGATGATATGACTGCTATAGTGTCAAAAATATATAGTTTGTATTAA